A genomic window from Nocardioides jiangxiensis includes:
- a CDS encoding TIGR03118 family protein, with the protein MTLSRSAIAALATSALAPFALAACGSDDAAPSATDEHGGYVQTNLVANWAAYKPQVVEPELKNAWGISMRPAGAGGHFWITANGSGTSFEYVGDVNGEKLHQDGLKEVTVPGIGADAGTPTGTVYNDHGTGFVITQDVAKGDSYTGPAKFFFATDTGKVAAWTERDNGDGTKTQPTESLVKFDRSQQGASYLGMAISPVNDRLYLADFGKHPGVVVLDDTFKPVRDGGFANPFGTEYQPFNVQTIGDSVFVTYAEWDEPGEEEAGPGEGRVAEFTPQGELVRAWDGGRYLNAPWGIAKAPEKGFGEYSGDLLVGNFGDGTIAVLDAKTHKAVDFLRRPDGNRVEIDGLWGLTFGNGESLGEKDALYFAAGPGPEADGIFGRLTAND; encoded by the coding sequence ATGACCCTCTCCCGTTCCGCCATCGCCGCCCTCGCGACGTCCGCCCTGGCGCCGTTCGCCCTCGCCGCATGTGGCAGCGACGACGCCGCGCCCTCGGCGACCGACGAGCACGGCGGCTACGTGCAGACCAACCTCGTCGCCAACTGGGCGGCCTACAAGCCGCAGGTCGTCGAGCCCGAGCTGAAGAACGCGTGGGGCATCTCGATGCGTCCGGCGGGTGCGGGTGGCCACTTCTGGATCACCGCCAACGGCTCCGGCACGTCCTTCGAGTACGTCGGCGACGTCAACGGCGAGAAGCTCCACCAGGACGGGCTGAAGGAGGTCACGGTGCCCGGCATCGGCGCGGACGCCGGAACGCCGACGGGCACGGTCTACAACGACCACGGCACGGGCTTCGTGATCACCCAGGACGTCGCGAAGGGCGACTCCTACACCGGACCTGCGAAGTTCTTCTTCGCCACCGACACCGGCAAGGTCGCCGCCTGGACCGAGCGCGACAACGGCGACGGCACCAAGACCCAGCCGACGGAGTCGCTGGTGAAGTTCGACCGCTCGCAGCAGGGTGCGTCGTACCTCGGCATGGCGATCTCGCCGGTGAACGACCGGCTCTACCTCGCGGACTTCGGCAAGCACCCGGGCGTCGTCGTCCTCGACGACACGTTCAAGCCGGTGCGCGACGGCGGGTTCGCCAACCCGTTCGGCACGGAGTACCAGCCCTTCAACGTGCAGACCATCGGCGACTCCGTCTTCGTGACGTACGCCGAGTGGGACGAGCCGGGCGAGGAGGAGGCGGGCCCCGGCGAGGGCCGCGTCGCCGAGTTCACGCCCCAGGGCGAGCTCGTGCGGGCGTGGGACGGCGGCCGCTACCTCAATGCTCCGTGGGGCATCGCCAAGGCTCCGGAGAAGGGCTTCGGCGAGTACTCCGGCGACCTCCTGGTCGGGAACTTCGGCGACGGCACGATCGCGGTGCTCGACGCGAAGACCCACAAGGCCGTGGACTTCCTCCGGCGCCCCGACGGCAACCGGGTGGAGATCGACGGCCTGTGGGGCCTCACCTTCGGCAACGGCGAGTCGCTGGGCGAGAAGGACGCGCTCTACTTCGCGGCCGGCCCCGGCCCGGAGGCCGACGGCATCTTCGGGCGGCTCACCGCGAACGACTGA
- a CDS encoding alpha/beta hydrolase has protein sequence MTGLPMPPLLPPPPAGAATAAAAARAWIETAAAAHGLADDVRGSVARAPDWGGAAAVAARARAARESDTLTSHAARGLAQATAVARWAAVVTALSHAWAALAARRTSFSERRDRLEPVPDSDPSAPALRQGIEADHTALSGAIRRWASACERADQQLADDLRQPAAPSALQALDAAWRSLLALDTSAAGRSTREALAGGDGPTYLLDYEPERFHGDGAVVISFGDPTTADEVAVVVPGITNDASTMADVGALALAVGQSAERARPATTTAAIAWLGYDAPSGGLDGRLDPRHLDDLARTLTPSAADAGAGELALFVDRLGAETSAEITVVGHSYGSTTAAIAARRGMDADRLVLLGSPGAGPGAMAATDLHLPVWVASDDLDPVTWVGSADRLGGPGALGADPAQEGFGATRLPTGLTAAPHLDQALRLVDIHLGYLRPDSPTAAAVGTVVTGQAPPTVPGRTRGGTELAARWLAGQVAYELTSWR, from the coding sequence GTGACCGGACTGCCGATGCCGCCCTTGCTGCCACCCCCTCCCGCGGGCGCGGCGACGGCGGCCGCCGCCGCGAGGGCCTGGATCGAGACGGCCGCAGCAGCCCACGGGCTCGCCGACGACGTGCGCGGCAGCGTCGCCCGCGCGCCCGACTGGGGCGGCGCGGCGGCCGTCGCTGCCCGGGCCCGCGCCGCGCGCGAGTCCGACACCCTCACGAGCCACGCAGCTCGCGGGCTCGCGCAGGCCACGGCGGTGGCGCGCTGGGCGGCCGTCGTCACCGCGCTCAGCCACGCCTGGGCCGCCCTTGCGGCCCGTCGGACCTCCTTCAGCGAACGCCGCGACCGACTGGAGCCGGTCCCCGACTCCGATCCCTCCGCTCCCGCGCTGCGGCAGGGGATCGAGGCCGACCACACGGCGCTGTCCGGCGCGATCCGTCGCTGGGCCTCCGCCTGCGAGCGTGCCGACCAGCAGCTCGCCGACGACCTGCGCCAACCTGCGGCCCCCTCCGCCCTGCAGGCCCTCGACGCCGCCTGGCGCAGCCTCCTGGCCCTCGACACGTCGGCAGCCGGGCGGTCGACCCGCGAGGCGCTCGCCGGTGGCGACGGCCCGACGTACCTCCTCGACTACGAGCCGGAGCGCTTCCACGGCGACGGCGCGGTCGTGATCTCCTTCGGCGACCCCACCACCGCAGACGAGGTCGCCGTCGTCGTGCCCGGCATCACCAACGACGCCAGCACGATGGCGGACGTCGGGGCCCTCGCTCTCGCCGTCGGCCAGAGCGCCGAGCGCGCACGGCCAGCGACGACGACCGCCGCCATCGCCTGGCTGGGCTACGACGCCCCGAGCGGCGGGCTCGACGGTCGGCTCGACCCGCGCCACCTGGACGACCTCGCGCGGACACTCACGCCGTCCGCGGCGGACGCCGGAGCGGGCGAGCTGGCCCTCTTCGTCGACCGGCTCGGGGCCGAGACCTCGGCGGAGATCACCGTCGTGGGCCACAGCTACGGCTCCACGACGGCCGCGATCGCCGCCCGGCGCGGCATGGACGCCGACCGCCTGGTGCTGCTCGGCAGCCCGGGGGCCGGGCCCGGGGCGATGGCGGCGACCGACCTGCACCTGCCGGTCTGGGTCGCCTCCGACGACCTGGACCCGGTCACGTGGGTCGGCTCCGCAGACCGCCTCGGAGGCCCCGGCGCACTGGGGGCCGATCCTGCCCAGGAGGGGTTCGGGGCCACACGGCTCCCGACCGGCCTCACGGCGGCGCCCCACCTCGACCAGGCTCTTCGCCTCGTCGACATCCATCTCGGCTACCTCCGCCCCGACAGCCCGACCGCAGCCGCCGTGGGCACCGTCGTCACCGGGCAGGCGCCGCCCACGGTCCCCGGGCGCACCAGGGGCGGCACGGAGCTGGCCGCCCGGTGGCTGGCCGGCCAGGTGGCCTATGAGCTGACCAGCTGGCGATGA
- the panB gene encoding 3-methyl-2-oxobutanoate hydroxymethyltransferase yields MSEQQSTPSPSAEVAAPYGSGSAPASAAIKRIRTHHLAEMKARGEKVTMLTAYDMYTAEIFDEAGIELLLVGDSASNNVLGNETSLPITVDELLPLTRAVARTAKRAMVVGDLPFGSYQASPEQAYLTAVRFMKEGGAHCVKLEGGAEMAPVISKLVQGGVPVIAHIGFTPQSEHTLGGYRIQGRGAGAEKLLADAHAVQEAGAFAVVMEMVPADVAEQVSKELDILTIGIGAGAGCDGQVLVWTDAFGIRSGRMPKFVKQYADVRSVLLDGAKAYAADVKAGTFPDAEHSF; encoded by the coding sequence ATGAGCGAGCAGCAGTCGACCCCGTCCCCCTCAGCCGAGGTTGCCGCGCCGTACGGCTCCGGCAGTGCCCCGGCGAGCGCCGCGATCAAGCGGATCCGCACGCACCACCTCGCGGAGATGAAGGCCCGTGGCGAGAAGGTGACGATGCTGACGGCGTACGACATGTACACCGCCGAGATCTTCGACGAGGCCGGCATCGAGCTGCTGCTCGTCGGCGACTCCGCCTCCAACAACGTCCTCGGCAACGAGACCTCGCTCCCGATCACCGTCGACGAGCTGCTCCCCCTCACGCGCGCCGTCGCCAGGACCGCCAAGCGCGCGATGGTCGTCGGCGACCTGCCCTTCGGCAGCTACCAGGCCTCCCCCGAGCAGGCCTACCTGACCGCGGTCCGCTTCATGAAGGAGGGCGGCGCCCACTGCGTGAAGCTCGAGGGCGGCGCGGAGATGGCGCCCGTCATCAGCAAGCTGGTCCAGGGGGGCGTGCCGGTCATCGCCCACATCGGCTTCACCCCGCAGAGCGAGCACACCCTCGGCGGCTACCGGATCCAGGGACGCGGCGCGGGTGCCGAGAAGCTGCTCGCCGACGCGCACGCCGTCCAGGAGGCCGGCGCCTTCGCGGTGGTCATGGAGATGGTGCCGGCCGACGTCGCGGAGCAGGTCTCCAAGGAGCTCGACATCCTCACCATCGGCATCGGCGCCGGCGCCGGGTGCGACGGACAGGTGCTCGTGTGGACCGACGCATTCGGCATCCGCTCCGGTCGCATGCCGAAGTTCGTCAAGCAGTACGCCGACGTCCGGTCGGTGCTGCTCGACGGCGCGAAGGCGTACGCCGCCGACGTCAAGGCCGGCACGTTCCCCGACGCCGAGCACTCCTTCTGA
- a CDS encoding SatD family protein: MSTSERPLATLIGDVVASRTAASRAALHQRLLDLLEEVNATGPAVPLRITVGDEFQGCFEDLGSAVRAVRMLRLGGLPEVDLRFGIGWGPVTVLQAEPRVEDGPGWWAARAAIEHVADEAARAGTRRLRTSYRRADGVAGPDPAAVNAALLLRDEVIGGLSSRSLSVVRGLLGGRTQGEIAEAEQISASAVSQRVRKDGLAMLVAAEALLEEVR, translated from the coding sequence ATGAGCACGTCGGAGCGCCCCCTCGCCACCCTCATCGGGGACGTCGTCGCGTCGCGCACGGCAGCCAGTCGGGCAGCACTGCACCAGCGCCTGCTCGACCTCCTCGAGGAGGTCAACGCGACCGGGCCGGCCGTGCCCCTGCGGATCACCGTCGGCGACGAGTTCCAGGGCTGCTTCGAGGACCTGGGCAGCGCCGTGCGAGCCGTGCGCATGCTGCGGCTCGGCGGGCTGCCGGAGGTGGACCTGCGCTTCGGCATCGGCTGGGGGCCGGTGACCGTCCTGCAGGCGGAGCCCCGGGTCGAGGACGGTCCCGGCTGGTGGGCGGCCCGGGCCGCGATCGAGCACGTCGCCGATGAGGCCGCCCGGGCCGGCACCCGCCGCCTCCGTACGAGCTACCGCAGGGCGGACGGGGTCGCCGGTCCCGATCCGGCGGCCGTCAATGCGGCCCTGCTCCTGCGTGACGAGGTGATCGGCGGCCTGTCGTCCCGGTCGCTGTCGGTGGTCCGTGGTCTGCTGGGCGGGCGCACGCAGGGCGAGATCGCCGAGGCGGAGCAGATCTCCGCCTCCGCCGTCTCCCAGCGTGTGCGCAAGGACGGGCTCGCGATGCTGGTCGCGGCCGAGGCGCTGCTCGAGGAGGTGCGATGA
- a CDS encoding SRPBCC family protein, translated as MTTVVHHETTIDAPEGLPIIEIVREFDAPPSAVFRAHADPELFARWNGPRSVEARIDDWSCETGGRWRYAAVRGGEEVAEFFGSFHEVRPGERIVQTFTYAGFPDAVSLEILTLEPLDGGRCRLRAVSVGDSVEARDRMIAAGMSSGVIEGYEQLDEFLAAAE; from the coding sequence ATGACCACGGTGGTGCACCACGAGACCACGATCGACGCGCCCGAAGGGCTGCCGATCATCGAGATCGTCCGGGAGTTCGACGCCCCGCCGTCGGCGGTCTTCCGGGCGCATGCCGACCCTGAGCTGTTCGCGCGCTGGAACGGCCCCCGCAGTGTCGAGGCCCGCATCGACGACTGGTCGTGCGAGACCGGCGGACGGTGGCGCTATGCCGCGGTGCGCGGGGGCGAGGAGGTGGCGGAGTTCTTCGGCTCCTTCCACGAGGTGCGGCCGGGGGAGCGGATCGTCCAGACGTTCACGTACGCCGGCTTCCCCGATGCGGTGTCGCTGGAGATCCTCACGCTCGAGCCGCTGGACGGCGGCAGGTGCCGCCTGCGTGCGGTGTCGGTCGGCGACAGTGTCGAGGCGCGCGACCGGATGATCGCCGCGGGCATGTCCTCCGGCGTGATCGAGGGCTACGAGCAGCTCGACGAGTTCCTCGCTGCGGCGGAGTGA
- a CDS encoding ArsR/SmtB family transcription factor, with protein sequence MTDQLSRAFAALADPTRRDLVARLAADGDATPGELGEPYAMSLQAISKHLKVLEEAGLVTRSVAGRRRPVHLEPGVFDLMTKWIERYRREVEERYARLDAVLGSLEVDERERGVS encoded by the coding sequence ATGACGGACCAGCTCTCCCGGGCCTTTGCCGCCCTGGCCGACCCGACGCGGCGCGACCTCGTGGCGCGCCTGGCCGCGGATGGCGATGCCACACCGGGCGAGCTCGGGGAGCCGTATGCGATGAGCCTGCAGGCGATCTCGAAGCACCTGAAGGTGCTCGAGGAGGCCGGCCTTGTCACGCGCTCCGTCGCGGGTCGGCGCAGGCCGGTCCACCTCGAGCCGGGCGTCTTCGACCTGATGACGAAGTGGATCGAGCGCTACCGGCGCGAGGTCGAGGAGCGCTATGCCCGCCTCGACGCCGTCCTGGGATCCCTGGAAGTCGACGAACGAGAGCGAGGAGTGTCATGA
- the map gene encoding type I methionyl aminopeptidase: MPVAAPVAPGVVSPRRPVPASIPRPEYVDKPAPAKFTGSEVKDAETIEKMRIAGRLAAQARELVGAAVTPGITTDELDRIGHEFLCDHGAYPSTLGYRGFPKSLCSSVNEVICHGIPDSRVVEDGDIVNIDITAYLDGVHGDTNATYLAGEVDEESRLLVERTKESLDRAIKAVKPGRNISVIGRVIESYAKRFGYGVVRDFTGHGIGTSFHSGLIIPHYDQSHYDDLIQVGMTFTIEPMLNLGTHEYTMWPDNWTVVTKDLKRSAQFEHTLLVTPDGAEVLTNP, encoded by the coding sequence ATGCCTGTCGCTGCTCCTGTCGCCCCCGGCGTGGTCTCCCCGCGCCGCCCCGTGCCCGCCTCCATCCCGCGACCGGAGTACGTCGACAAGCCGGCACCGGCGAAGTTCACCGGATCCGAGGTCAAGGACGCCGAGACGATCGAGAAGATGCGCATCGCAGGCAGGCTCGCCGCGCAGGCGCGCGAGCTCGTCGGTGCCGCCGTCACGCCGGGCATCACCACGGACGAGCTGGACCGGATCGGCCACGAGTTCCTCTGCGACCACGGCGCCTACCCGTCGACCCTGGGCTACCGCGGCTTCCCGAAGTCCCTCTGCTCGAGCGTCAACGAGGTCATCTGCCACGGCATCCCGGACAGCCGGGTTGTCGAGGACGGCGACATCGTCAACATCGACATCACGGCGTACCTCGACGGCGTGCACGGCGACACCAACGCGACGTACCTGGCCGGCGAGGTGGACGAGGAGTCGCGACTGCTCGTGGAGCGGACGAAGGAGTCTCTCGACCGCGCGATCAAGGCCGTGAAGCCGGGCCGCAACATCAGCGTGATCGGCCGGGTCATCGAGTCCTATGCCAAGCGCTTCGGCTACGGCGTGGTGCGGGACTTCACCGGCCACGGCATCGGCACGTCGTTCCACAGCGGCCTGATCATCCCCCACTACGACCAGTCGCACTACGACGACCTGATCCAGGTCGGGATGACCTTCACCATCGAGCCCATGCTCAACCTCGGCACCCACGAGTACACGATGTGGCCCGACAACTGGACGGTCGTCACCAAGGACCTCAAGCGGAGCGCGCAGTTCGAGCACACCCTGCTGGTCACGCCCGACGGCGCCGAGGTCCTCACCAACCCCTGA
- a CDS encoding L,D-transpeptidase family protein yields the protein MSHLGSTLVALVTTSLAVAGMVSAAPPATAAQTVASAQRLLNDLGCDAGVADGVFGTRSKAAVIKFQAANALAQTASLDTATWRRLGAATKVRCDRRPVPAGSGSGRRIVVSRTQNYVWLVRADGTVRWQGGVIDNPSVFGTGTYPSGAACGRPAHVLHNTDYSGTLRLDHYSRIRTGLCGVGFHRVPVRKSDGTQIHADWLLGTNLKESHGCLRVTARTAQEIWDFTQSSVPVVFRP from the coding sequence ATGTCGCACCTCGGCTCCACCCTCGTCGCCCTCGTGACCACCTCGCTCGCCGTGGCCGGCATGGTCAGCGCCGCTCCCCCGGCGACGGCCGCTCAGACCGTCGCCTCGGCACAGCGGCTGCTCAACGACCTCGGCTGCGACGCGGGCGTCGCGGACGGTGTCTTCGGCACCCGCAGCAAGGCGGCGGTGATCAAGTTCCAGGCCGCGAACGCGCTCGCGCAGACGGCGTCGCTCGACACCGCGACCTGGCGCCGGCTGGGCGCCGCCACCAAGGTGCGGTGCGACCGGAGGCCGGTACCGGCCGGCTCCGGAAGCGGCCGCCGGATCGTCGTCTCGCGGACCCAGAACTACGTCTGGCTGGTCCGCGCCGATGGCACCGTGCGCTGGCAGGGCGGCGTGATCGACAACCCGTCGGTCTTCGGCACCGGGACCTACCCGAGCGGTGCGGCGTGCGGGCGACCGGCCCACGTGCTGCACAACACCGACTACTCCGGCACCCTCCGCCTCGACCACTACAGCAGGATCCGCACCGGCCTCTGCGGTGTGGGCTTCCACCGCGTGCCGGTGCGGAAGTCCGACGGCACGCAGATCCATGCCGACTGGCTGCTGGGCACCAACCTCAAGGAGTCCCACGGCTGCCTGCGCGTGACCGCGCGGACGGCACAGGAGATCTGGGACTTCACCCAGTCCTCCGTGCCGGTGGTGTTCAGGCCCTGA
- a CDS encoding tetratricopeptide repeat protein: protein MSEQFEITAPALVFPLQEAPERAYATAYDLLVRREPAKALELVDKALADEPENRGLRSLRAWAYLMRAQLQKAEAELRTLVEEVPDDAWARHALGRSLERQSRYADALPHLRLAGAMTGDPEHEAAVLRVERHLMGL from the coding sequence ATGTCCGAGCAGTTCGAGATCACCGCCCCCGCCCTCGTCTTCCCCTTGCAGGAGGCGCCCGAGCGGGCGTACGCCACGGCGTACGACCTGCTGGTCCGGCGTGAGCCTGCCAAGGCGCTCGAGCTGGTCGACAAGGCGCTCGCGGACGAGCCGGAGAACCGGGGCCTGCGCAGCCTGCGTGCCTGGGCCTACCTGATGCGCGCCCAGCTGCAGAAGGCCGAGGCCGAGCTCCGCACGCTGGTCGAGGAGGTCCCCGACGACGCCTGGGCGCGTCACGCGCTGGGCCGCTCCCTCGAGCGCCAGAGCCGGTACGCCGATGCCCTGCCGCACCTGCGGCTGGCCGGCGCGATGACCGGCGATCCGGAGCACGAGGCCGCGGTGCTGCGCGTCGAGCGGCACCTGATGGGCCTCTGA